The DNA region gatttggagtcacactcaaaattaaagtggaaaaccacactacaggctgatccaactttgatgtaatgtccttaaaagaagtccaaatgaggctcagtagagTGTGTGggctccacgtgcctgtatgacctccctgcatgctcctgatgaggtggcggatggtctcctgagggatctcctcccagacctggactaaagcatccgccaactcctggacagtctgtggtgcaacgtggcgttggtggatggagcgagacatgatgtcccagatgtgctcaattggattcaggtcttgGGAACaggggcgggccagtccatagcatcaatgcacggtgttgggctgtaagcacaacccccacctgtggatgtcgggccctcataccaccctcatggagtctgtttctgaccgtttgagcagacacatgcacatttgtggcctgctggaggtcattttgcagggctctggcagtgctcctcctgctcctccttgcacaaagactgaggtagcggtcctgctgctgggttgttgccctcctacggcctcctccacgtctcctgatgtcctggcctgtctcctggtagcgcctccatgctctggacactacgctgacagacacagcaaaccttcttgccacagctcgcattgatgtgtcatcctggatgagctgcactacctgagccacttgtgtgggttgtagactcagtctcatgctaccgctagagtgaaagcaccgccagcattcaaaagtgaccaaaacatcagccaggaagcataggaactgagaagtggtctgtggtcaccacctgcagaaccactcctttattgggggtgtcttgctaattgcctataatttccaactTTTGTctcttccatttgcacaacagcgtgtgaaatttattgtcagtgttgcttcgtaagtggacagtttgatttcacagaagtgtgattgacttggagttacattgtgttgtttaagtgttccctttattttttttagcagtgtatggccaatataccacagctaagggccgtgtccaggcactctgtgttgcgcataagaacagcctttagccgtggtatattggccatataccactcTGCCTCTGGGCTTATTGTTTATTATAGTGCGGCAGTttactacagtagagaacagtacagtagagctttATTCAGTAAAGTACAGTAGTTTAAGTCAGTAAAGTAGGGTACAATagctttactgtactctactgtattgtactatactctctttactgtactgcattgtaatgtactgtccaaacttgtgaaacaaatgtctatgattggttcagatttggtccggtccagaccaaatctgaaccaattatagacgtctatgtttgggccaaaaATGTCTatggatgttgaaatcaaggccggtccaaatctgaaccaaacatagacgtctatgattgaTTTGGATTTGATCCGGACCAAAAATCAACGTCCTTGTATGTTGAAATCAAGGCCGGTCCGGACTGCACCAAAAAAGATACGTTGCAGTTGGTAAATGCTTTTTTCTTTAGAGCTAAATTCTACTCTTCCCACTGTCACACAAATCATCTCATTGTCAACACAAGATGTTCAGATCAAATCATATCATTTAATGTGTTCAGGAAAACCCCACAGAAACAGTTGTAGGGGAAAACTTACAGATTTACAATCATTCTTAACAGAAGTGCCAGCCTAACCTCCAGTCACACAATTTAAGAGGGCGGTTATCCCCCCGGCCCATGCCCTCTGTAGTCATTCTTACAGCTCTTGGAATGGAGGTACTGGTACCTGTTGGTCTTAGTAACTCAAGTATGAAGCACAAAGTTGCTAAATGTAGCCAATGTTAGCACTCAGACCCTTGAGCTAGGCTTATTTTCTTCATTAGCCTAGCCCTAGCATATTTGGTGCTTTTCCTTCATCACATCGACAAAATTAGCGAGAAGCTGGGTACAGCCAACCTCTGAGACAAGAATAATAATCTCTTGAACATTTCCAGGTAGAACACAAAATGTAGAGCGTTTACACCCTTGAGGGTACACTACGTTTAATATACAAGATTTGTCATACTGCTCAATTGCATTTGGTTCAGCAGTTGAACAAACAGAAATGCTAGAACTAGAGACAAcggatatggaacatttcaaggaaTAAAGTTTGAAGCTTCTGAATGTCAACAGTCGACCAGCCCAATGCAGCCTATGAAAACAACCATGTATTGAAATGCTCAATTGAATAAATAGGTGACAAATTGAAAATGCAGGAACACATTTGCTTTAAATTCAGTCAATACATTGTCAAAATGTGTCAAGTTTTCACTATTCAAAAATGACCAAAAGGAAGTCATGTAACATTTACCGTTTTTAAATTCAGAACGAATTTTAACCTTAAGAGGGAGAATATTTCCCTATGGTTGTTGGTTTGTGCTTcatggtctctccctctctttctgggaAAAAGGTAGTGTTCGCTAGAGAACCATTGCTAAGAGATGTtggtaatataataatataaaaagAAAAGCATGGTTTTCAAATGATGCAAAGAACGACCAAGAGTGGAAGGAGAACTCTTTGATTTGTTTCAACCTGATACAGGTCACGATGCTTTTTTAATCACAGGTGGGGGCTAGGTAAGGTTTCAAAACAAAACACGTTAAAAATGCAAGGCCTATTATTCAGTCTCAACACTGGTGGGACAAATAAAGTTAAATATCTaccaaggagggagaggagaaccgTTTGcactcttgctctttctctgccTTGTAAAAACCATGCTTggcatgggggagagggggtcGTGCAAGACAGAGTTGGCTTGGGTGGGATGTGGTGGGGTGGCGCTTGAGGAGCCAGACCACCATTTCCACCGGAGGTGTGTTAAAGGCACGACAGGGTTACTCCCAATCCCAGCTAACAGACACAGAGACGCCTTCACACCCTCGACTgcaaacacacagtacacacacacacacacacacacaagcagcacAGGCTAGAGCCCCAGGAGTAAGGATTAATACAGAAaaagagatggaggatgaggtTTTTGGAGAAAGACTGTGGAGGAAGGAGTTCCGAGGGGCCAGGGGCTTGGAACCGGTGCTGCCATCTTGTCAGACAGAAAGAAGGGGAAAACAATGGTGGAATGGATCATTTCTGGTTCTTGAGCTGGTTGGAGAGCCAGTCGAGGCCCTCGTAGAGGCCGTCCCCACTAGTTGCACAGGTGGCTTGGATGTACCAGCTGCGCTGGCGGAGAGCGTGGAGCCCCAGCTTGTCTGTGATCTCCGCAGCATTCATTGCATTGGGAAGGTCCTAAGAAAGGGGGTTCAAATGATTTATCCTCTACCACACTTTGCAATTACGAGATCTTACTCAAGCCCAGTGATAGCGCAAAGGGTTGGCAATGCAAATAATGTTACGTGTGCATGATCAATGAGCACCGTCCACCCACATAATGTTTAGCAGGAGCAAAGAGCACTACAAGGAGGTAAGGCAGTCAGAATTCAGATATGAACACCCCCCTTCGCACAAAGTAAACAAGCTCACCTGTTTGTTTGCAAAAACGAGCAGCACGGCATCTCTCAGCTCGTCCTCTGCAAGCATTCTCTGCAACTCCTCCCTCGCCTCGTTCACTCGCTCCCTGTCGTTGCTGTCCACCACAAAGATAAGCCCTGCAAAGAGGCACACAGTTAGATATTGAGAATGTGACACGGGTTCAACGACGAGCAAGCCTTGCTCTCGTAATGGTGGAGCCATCTATGGACCACCGTTGCCAGCGCTCTTCAAAGCGCCATTGGATCTTACCTTGAGTGTTCTGGAAGTAGTGGCGCCATAACGGCCTGATTTTGTCTTGACCGCCAACGTCCCACACTGTGAAGCTGATGTTCTTGTATTCTACCGTTTCAACATTAAAACCTGGACAAAGAACACAGAATGTTACAGAGGCATTAGTGAGGCAAATATTTCATACGCAGCCTAATCTGGCAGTGGAATTACTTTTGGTGATAGGCTAATGCATTCAAGGAAAATTGTCCTTACCAATTGTAGGAATGGTGGTGACAATCTCTCCTAGTTTGAGTTTGTACAGGATGGTTGTTTTTCCAGCAGCATCGAGTCCAACCATGAGAATCCTCATCTCCTTCTTGCCAAATAGGCCCTTGAACAGGCTTCCAAACATATTCCCCATGGTAACTTATGTGAGGAGAAAGAGGAATGCAAGGTGAACTGAGGTAATCAGTAATGGTACATGTTTACATTTCTAACGGAATGGTATTAGCTATGTAAATTCAAGGGGGCAGATAAGTCTGCAGAAATTAACTCCCAACCACCAACTTATTCCCCAAACCCAACAGCCTGTTATGTAGCCTACAGCTTTAGTTAGCTGTATGACTGTGCATGCATTCTGTTCATTTAGCATGTCAGAGCTAATGCTGCTTTCACTGACTAGTCGAAACGTAGACATTTCCGATTTGGAAACTCATTGCAGAAAGATGAGTTTCCCCACCAGAATCAACCAATAGGAAGCTCAACGTAAATAAGGTTCAGAgtactcggtggtcccgttctgtgagcttgtgtggcctaccactttgcggctgagcagttgttgctcctagaggcttccacttcacaacaacagcacttacagttgaccgtggcagctcaaaggtggtatcctatgatggtgtcatgttgaaagtcactgagctcttcagtaaggtcattctactgccaatgtttgtctatggagattgcattgcggtgtgctcaattttatacacctgtcagcaaca from Oncorhynchus nerka isolate Pitt River linkage group LG16, Oner_Uvic_2.0, whole genome shotgun sequence includes:
- the arf2b gene encoding ADP-ribosylation factor 2b, whose translation is MGNMFGSLFKGLFGKKEMRILMVGLDAAGKTTILYKLKLGEIVTTIPTIGFNVETVEYKNISFTVWDVGGQDKIRPLWRHYFQNTQGLIFVVDSNDRERVNEAREELQRMLAEDELRDAVLLVFANKQDLPNAMNAAEITDKLGLHALRQRSWYIQATCATSGDGLYEGLDWLSNQLKNQK